GATATCACAGTACGAATACACAGTTATCCGGATAGTTATCCACAGGCTGTGGATGGAACCGTGGATGACCGCGTGATTACCTGGGGATATCCACAGCTCACGGTCGGACGTCGAGCCCGAGCGCGGCGGCGACGACCATCGCCTGGGTGACGTCGATCCGGGCGTCCTTGAGAGTGACGGTCAGTGGATCGAGCGTCGACAGATCGGATCCGCGCAGGTCAGCGCCGGTGAAGTCGGCTTTCTGCAGGGACGCGCCCGACAGGTCGAGGTCCCGGAGCACGGCCTTCTGGGCCCGCAGACCGGTCAGGTCCGTTTCACGCATCTTCACCCCGGTGAACTCGGCGCCCTTCAGATCCGCACCGGGCAGCCCGGTAAAAGACCAGTCACCGCCGGTCACCTTCATCAGGCTGTGGGCGCAGTCGTCGAACAGGCTGCCGACCAGCTTGCACCGGGTGAACGTCGTGTCGAACAGCGAACACCGCACGAACGTGCAGTTCACGAACGCGGCGTCGGTGTGCGTCGACGCGTTGAACCGGACCCCGCGGAACGTGCACTCCTCGAACACCCCGCCACGGTTCTCCACCTCGGTCAGGTCGGAGTCCACGAACAGCACCCGGCGGTACGTCTGCCCGGACGGGTCCGCGTCGTCCCAGTCCCGGATCGTCGACTCGGTCTGCGCCGCCGGACGCCCGCCCACACGGTCGGCCATGACTCTCCCTCGCTCGATGAGTGCCCCACACTGCCACGCCGTGCCGACACTGTGATGCTGACGACGGAGAACGTACGGCGGACCGACAAATAACGGCCGCACGATGGAGGAGTGACCGGAACTGAGCGGGTGATGGTGTTCGGCGCGGGAGGCTTCCTCGGCGCCAGGATCTGCGCGCTGCTCGCCGACCGAGGCGTCGAGTACCGCGCGCTGAGCCGGACCCGGAGCGAGCCGCACCGGCGCTGCGACCTGACCGTGATGCACCCGTACGCCCTGGACACCCAGATCGGGATGTACAAGCCGACCGTGATCGTCAACGCCGTCGGCGCCACGCTCGGCGAGCCGGCCGACCTGGTGCGGGCGAACGTGATTGCCGTCGAGGCCCTGCTCGGCTCGGTCCGCGACCACGCCGGCCATGCCCGGTTCGTCCAACTCGGCTCCGCGGCGGAGTACGGCGGGGGTCCGCACGGCACGAGCCTGTCCGAGGACAGCGCGCCGCGGCCGCTCGGTCCGTACGGGATCACCAAGCTCGCCGGATCGGAACTCGTGCTCCGGGCGCAGCGGGCCGGCGCGGACGCCGTCGTACTGCGGATCTTCGATGTGATCGGGCCGGGGGCGCCGGACAGCACGTTGACCGGGAGGGTGATCCGGGATCTGCGGTCGCGACACCTGATCGAGGTCGGGTCGCTGGACGTGTGGCGCGACTTCGTCGACGTACGGGACGTGGCCGAGGCGGTGCTCGCGGTCGCGCTCGCGGACGGGAAGCTGCCGCCGGTGCTGAACGTCGGGACCGGCCGGGCGACGCTCGCGCGGGACGTCGCCGGGCAGCTGTTCGAGCTCAGCGGTCAGCCGGCGACGATCGTCGACGACACCGAGCAGGAGACCGCGCTCGGTGCGCCGTGGCAGCAGGCCGACACCACCCTGATCGGCAACGCGCTCGGCTGGTCCCCCAAGATCGCCCTCGAGCAGTCCCTCGCCGACAGCTGGGCCGAGCCGATCTAGCACAATCGGCCTGTGGAAATCCGAGCTCTCAGTGAGGCTGCGCCGGATCGGCGACCGCCGGCCGTCAACGAGGATCTCGTCCTGACCGGCCCGGACTTCGCCGTCGTCCTGGACGGCGCCACCGCTCCGGCGGGCGTCGAGTCCGGCTGCCGGCACGACGTCCCGTGGCTGGTCATGCAGCTCGCCCGCCACCTGGCGTCTCCGCTTCTCACCCGATCGCCCGCACCGCTTCCCGACCTGCTCGCCGAGGCGATCACCGGCGTCCGCGCGAGCCACGCGGACACCTGCGACGTCAGCAATCCCGACAGTCCGTCGTCCACAGTCTCGATCGTTCGGCTCCACCCGGATCACGTCGAGCACCTCGTCCTGGCCGACTCACCGGTCGTCATGCGCGCACCGGACGGACAGATCACCGTCCACAGCGACGACCGGATCGAGCGTCTCCCCGAACGGACCCTCGACGCCGTACGCCGGTTGCGCAATCAGCCGGGCGGCTTCTGGGCGGCGAGCACCGAGCCTCAAGCGGCGTACGAGGCAGTAGTCGGGACCACGGACCGGGCCGACGTCGACGTGATCGCGATCCTCTCCGACGGCGCGTCCCGCTTCACCGAGCGCTACGGGCACTCGTGGGAGGAGTTGCTCGACGTACTCACGACCGCGGGGCCGCGACGGCTGGTCGACCTGGTGCGCGAACACGACGCCGCGTCGACCAACCCCGGCTGGAAGCGGTACGACGATGCGAGCGTCGTACTGCTTCAGGGGCCGTAGGTCGGGAAGCCCGGGCCGGGATGCTGCCGGCGCGGGGCGTACTGCGGAGTCTGGGGCGGCGGCGGCACGAAATCCTGGACCGGCGGCGGCGGAGCGAGCCGCGTCTGCTGCCAGCTGCCGATCTGGAGCATCAAGAGTGACGCGGTGATCGCCGCGACGACGAGCAGGACCGTCGCGACCGTGAACCCGATGTCGACGGCCAGCGCGACCCGGACCATGTAGTCCTGCAGGTCGTAGATGTCGACGTACCCACCCTCCGGATCGCTGCTGTCAGCCACCTGGACCAGCCGCACGATCCAGATGATCATCCCGACGACGGCGGCCGATCCGCCGCCGACGATGATGACCCAGAAGCCGGTCCAGGACACCCACCACGTGTACAGCAAGGCGCGGATCCGGCCGGATCGCGCGATGCCGGGTTGACCGGGCGGCTCGCTGGCGCGGGCGACGTCCTCGACGACCTGCAACGGGTACCAGAACTGCACGATCGGGCAGAGCCAGGAGCCGATGACCCACCCGGGTGACCGGCGGTGGGCGCCGTTGGTCGGGACGGTCGGGTTCGGGGCGAACGGCGAGTAGAGGAAGTCGACGTTGTCGCGGGCGCGCCACAGCCAGATCAGGTACGCGATCCCGGTCCCGATCAGCAGGTAGCTGATCAGGTTGAGCAGCGGGCCGGTGCCGGCGATCGACTCCATGCCGCTCTGGATCTCCTCGTCGGAGAGCAGCCCGTAGACGAACCTCTTGACCTCGCTGTACGACCGCCAGAGCAGCACGCACTGGATGACGGCACCGAGCGCGGTCACGCCCATGAGCGCGATGCTGACGATCGCGAGTGCCCGCAACGGCCGATACTGCGGCACCACCGGCATCGGCTGGTACGGCATCGGCTGGTAAGGGCCTGGCCCCTGATACGGGCCCGGGCCTTGGTACGGCTGCGTCACCTTCTACCTCCCCGCAGCCAAGTTAACCCCAAGACCGGAGTCACACCGCCGCAAAGGCCTCCCGTACGGCGGGCAGCGCCAGCTCCCGATCCGCAGCCGACAACCCGATCCGCGTCCGCCGATCCAGTACGTCGTCCTCGGTCAGCGCCCCCTCGTGCCGTACGGCGAACTTCACCTCGGCGTACGTCGTCCGCAGCCCCGCCGCGATCGGATCCTGCAACTCGGGCGGGCCCGCGATCACCTGCGGCGCCTCCACGCCGTACCGCTGGACGAACCGCGCCGGCGCCCGGACCGCGGCCAGGTGCACGCGATCGGCCGCACCCACGAGCGGGATCCGGTGTGTTTCACAGGAGCGCCGTACCTCGAGCGAGGACTGCGCGAGAGCCTTGTCGAGGGCGTCCTGCGCCATCCGGCGGTAGGTCGTGAGCTTGCCGCCGACGATCGTCACCACGCCGTCCGGGCTGGTGATCACCGCGTGCCGCCGGGAGATGTCGGCGGTCTTGTCCTCGCCGTTCTGGTGACCGGTGTCGAGCAGCGGCCGGAGCCCGGCGTACGTGCCGAGCAGGTCCGCGCGGGTCACCGGCTGCTGCACCGCGGCGCTGATCGTGTTCAGCAGGAAGTCGATCTCCGCGTCGGTCGCCTGCGGTACGTCGCTCACCGGGCCCGGTGCGTCCTCGTCGGTGAGGCCGACGTACACCCGGTCGTCGGGCGCCGGGATCGCCATCACCACGCGCCGCAGCTCCCCCGGCACCGGCACGGTCAGCACGGCGGACAGCCCGCCGAACACGGACTGCGGCAGCACCAGGTGGGTGCCGCGGCTCGGCCGGAGCTTGATGCCGGAGGCAACCTGATCCGCCCAGATCCCGGCCGCGTTGATCACCACCCGTGCGTCCACCGACCGACGGTCCCCGGTCAGTTGGTCGACCAGCACCGCGCCGCGGCCGGTGACCTCGGTGGCGGCGACGTGGGTCAGGATGCGAGCGCCGTACTGCGCCGCGGTCCGGGCGATCGCGACGACCAGGCGAGCGTCGTCGTACAACTGTCCGTCCCAGGTGAGGAAGCCGCCGCGCATGCCCTCGGGCTTGAGCGTCGGCGCGTAGCGCAGGATCTCGGCCGAGCTGACCCGGCGGGAGTGCGGCAGATAGTCGTCGCTGGTCCGCGCGAACGTGCGCAGTACGTCGCCGCCGAGGAAGGCCGACCGCAGCAGCGCCGCCTGGACGAACTTTGCCTGTGGCAACCACGGCGCGATCTGCGGGATCGGGTGCACCAGGTGCGGCGCGGTGGTCTTCATCAGGATGCCGCGCTCGACGGCGCTCTCGTACGCGATCCCGACGTGCCCGGACGCCAGGTAGCGCAGGCCGCCGTGCACGAGCTTGGAGCTCCACCGGCTGGTCCCGAACGCCAGATCGTGCTTCTCCACCAGGGCAACGGTCAGCCCGCGCGCGGCCGCGTCCAGCGCCACGCCGGCGCCGGTGACCCCGCCGCCGATGACGAGCACGTCGACCGCGCTCAGCGAGTCGAG
This Kribbella sp. NBC_00482 DNA region includes the following protein-coding sequences:
- a CDS encoding pentapeptide repeat-containing protein, with translation MADRVGGRPAAQTESTIRDWDDADPSGQTYRRVLFVDSDLTEVENRGGVFEECTFRGVRFNASTHTDAAFVNCTFVRCSLFDTTFTRCKLVGSLFDDCAHSLMKVTGGDWSFTGLPGADLKGAEFTGVKMRETDLTGLRAQKAVLRDLDLSGASLQKADFTGADLRGSDLSTLDPLTVTLKDARIDVTQAMVVAAALGLDVRP
- a CDS encoding NAD-dependent epimerase/dehydratase family protein; the protein is MTGTERVMVFGAGGFLGARICALLADRGVEYRALSRTRSEPHRRCDLTVMHPYALDTQIGMYKPTVIVNAVGATLGEPADLVRANVIAVEALLGSVRDHAGHARFVQLGSAAEYGGGPHGTSLSEDSAPRPLGPYGITKLAGSELVLRAQRAGADAVVLRIFDVIGPGAPDSTLTGRVIRDLRSRHLIEVGSLDVWRDFVDVRDVAEAVLAVALADGKLPPVLNVGTGRATLARDVAGQLFELSGQPATIVDDTEQETALGAPWQQADTTLIGNALGWSPKIALEQSLADSWAEPI
- a CDS encoding protein phosphatase 2C domain-containing protein codes for the protein MEIRALSEAAPDRRPPAVNEDLVLTGPDFAVVLDGATAPAGVESGCRHDVPWLVMQLARHLASPLLTRSPAPLPDLLAEAITGVRASHADTCDVSNPDSPSSTVSIVRLHPDHVEHLVLADSPVVMRAPDGQITVHSDDRIERLPERTLDAVRRLRNQPGGFWAASTEPQAAYEAVVGTTDRADVDVIAILSDGASRFTERYGHSWEELLDVLTTAGPRRLVDLVREHDAASTNPGWKRYDDASVVLLQGP
- a CDS encoding DUF4328 domain-containing protein codes for the protein MTQPYQGPGPYQGPGPYQPMPYQPMPVVPQYRPLRALAIVSIALMGVTALGAVIQCVLLWRSYSEVKRFVYGLLSDEEIQSGMESIAGTGPLLNLISYLLIGTGIAYLIWLWRARDNVDFLYSPFAPNPTVPTNGAHRRSPGWVIGSWLCPIVQFWYPLQVVEDVARASEPPGQPGIARSGRIRALLYTWWVSWTGFWVIIVGGGSAAVVGMIIWIVRLVQVADSSDPEGGYVDIYDLQDYMVRVALAVDIGFTVATVLLVVAAITASLLMLQIGSWQQTRLAPPPPVQDFVPPPPQTPQYAPRRQHPGPGFPTYGP
- a CDS encoding glycerol-3-phosphate dehydrogenase/oxidase codes for the protein MISVGNASLNAARRSRELDSLSAVDVLVIGGGVTGAGVALDAAARGLTVALVEKHDLAFGTSRWSSKLVHGGLRYLASGHVGIAYESAVERGILMKTTAPHLVHPIPQIAPWLPQAKFVQAALLRSAFLGGDVLRTFARTSDDYLPHSRRVSSAEILRYAPTLKPEGMRGGFLTWDGQLYDDARLVVAIARTAAQYGARILTHVAATEVTGRGAVLVDQLTGDRRSVDARVVINAAGIWADQVASGIKLRPSRGTHLVLPQSVFGGLSAVLTVPVPGELRRVVMAIPAPDDRVYVGLTDEDAPGPVSDVPQATDAEIDFLLNTISAAVQQPVTRADLLGTYAGLRPLLDTGHQNGEDKTADISRRHAVITSPDGVVTIVGGKLTTYRRMAQDALDKALAQSSLEVRRSCETHRIPLVGAADRVHLAAVRAPARFVQRYGVEAPQVIAGPPELQDPIAAGLRTTYAEVKFAVRHEGALTEDDVLDRRTRIGLSAADRELALPAVREAFAAV